One window from the genome of Marinobacter bohaiensis encodes:
- a CDS encoding DEAD/DEAH box helicase, producing the protein MQSKTFAELGLHPAVLDAIATVGYENPSPIQAQSIPILLTGRNLLGMAQTGTGKTAAFALPLLSRIDPELAAPQILVLAPTRELAIQVAEAFTTYAGGFRNLQVLPIYGGQDFRPQLKALQRGAQVVVGTPGRLLDHLRRGTLQLDQLKSVVLDEADEMLRMGFIDDIEAILARTPESCQRALFSATMPAPIRKVAQTYLSDADEVKIESQTRTVSRISQFVLPVFAERKLDALTRILEVEPVDATIIFVRTKAETTLLADKLSARGHSVAPLNGDINQRQREQAVEDLRRGKLDIVVATDVAARGLDVPRITHVINYDVPYDSEAYIHRVGRTGRAGREGKAILLVTPRERSWLRTLERATNSPMSDYQLPPPADLQKLRVQQFERQLLDFAEDGRQAKAMALLDAIAERNDLDMAGIAGALACWLESAQPGAMPLEAPAELPIPPARSKRPPNKGDRRGFKPGGKKPFRKGNDRKRPGGNGGAPKGKAPKRQPPRR; encoded by the coding sequence ATGCAATCAAAGACTTTTGCCGAGCTCGGCCTTCACCCGGCGGTTCTCGACGCCATTGCCACCGTGGGCTACGAAAACCCGTCACCGATCCAGGCGCAATCCATCCCGATCCTGCTCACCGGACGCAACCTGCTGGGCATGGCACAGACCGGCACCGGCAAGACGGCCGCCTTTGCGCTGCCGCTGCTGAGCCGCATCGACCCGGAACTGGCCGCGCCCCAGATCCTGGTGCTGGCTCCGACCCGCGAGCTGGCGATCCAGGTGGCCGAGGCCTTCACCACCTACGCCGGGGGCTTCAGGAACCTGCAGGTATTGCCGATCTACGGGGGCCAGGACTTCCGGCCCCAGCTCAAGGCCCTGCAGCGCGGTGCCCAGGTCGTGGTCGGCACGCCGGGACGCCTGCTGGACCACCTGCGTCGCGGCACCCTGCAGCTTGATCAGTTGAAGTCGGTGGTTCTCGACGAAGCGGATGAAATGCTGCGCATGGGCTTTATCGACGACATCGAGGCAATTCTGGCGCGCACGCCGGAGAGCTGCCAGCGAGCGCTGTTCTCCGCGACCATGCCGGCGCCCATCCGCAAGGTTGCCCAGACTTACCTGAGCGACGCGGACGAGGTGAAGATCGAGAGCCAGACCCGCACCGTATCGCGGATCTCGCAGTTCGTGCTGCCGGTCTTTGCCGAGCGCAAGCTGGACGCCCTGACCCGAATCCTCGAAGTCGAACCGGTGGACGCCACCATCATCTTCGTGCGCACCAAGGCGGAAACCACCCTGCTGGCGGACAAGCTGTCCGCGCGCGGTCATTCCGTGGCGCCCCTGAACGGCGACATCAACCAGCGCCAGCGTGAACAGGCCGTGGAAGACCTGCGCCGGGGCAAACTGGACATCGTGGTGGCCACCGACGTGGCGGCCCGCGGCCTGGACGTGCCCCGCATTACCCACGTCATCAACTACGACGTGCCCTACGACAGCGAAGCCTACATCCACCGGGTGGGCCGTACCGGTCGTGCCGGGCGCGAAGGTAAGGCGATCCTGCTGGTGACGCCGCGCGAGCGCAGCTGGCTGCGCACCCTGGAGCGGGCTACCAACTCGCCCATGAGCGATTACCAGCTGCCGCCACCGGCCGATTTGCAGAAGCTGCGCGTGCAGCAGTTCGAACGTCAGTTGCTGGATTTTGCCGAGGACGGGCGTCAGGCCAAGGCCATGGCACTGCTGGATGCCATTGCCGAGCGCAACGATCTGGATATGGCAGGCATTGCGGGCGCCCTCGCCTGCTGGCTGGAATCGGCGCAACCGGGCGCGATGCCGCTCGAAGCCCCGGCCGAGCTGCCGATCCCGCCGGCGCGCAGCAAGCGCCCGCCCAACAAGGGCGACCGGCGCGGCTTCAAGCCGGGCGGCAAGAAGCCGTTCCGCAAGGGCAATGACCGCAAGCGCCCCGGCGGCAACGGCGGCGCGCCGAAAGGCAAGGCGCCGAAGCGTCAGCCGCCGCGGCGCTGA
- a CDS encoding acyl-CoA thioesterase yields the protein MTFEALLAGADSGRLAIPGSWGQGRATFGGLVAGLAYQRMQGVVADDRPLRALQVAFVGPVTVDASLSIEATLLREGRAASQVEARIVQDGEVRLVALGSFGGERESSVQVAAQPAPEAPAPEDCQPLDYIPGVTPEFTQHIEMRWAFGNLPFSGQASREMGGWMRFREPGDAMTDAHVIALVDAWPPAVLQHVKQPVPASSMSWSLELVHPRPSMAPDEPLLYRNWIDQAGGGYGHTHAGIWNRQGELVALSRQTVTVFG from the coding sequence ATGACATTCGAGGCATTACTCGCCGGCGCCGACAGCGGTCGCCTGGCCATTCCGGGCAGTTGGGGGCAGGGCCGTGCCACCTTTGGTGGACTGGTCGCGGGGTTGGCGTACCAGCGCATGCAGGGGGTGGTGGCGGATGATCGCCCGTTGCGGGCCCTGCAGGTGGCCTTTGTCGGGCCGGTCACGGTGGACGCGTCGCTGTCGATCGAGGCGACCCTTCTGCGTGAGGGGCGGGCGGCGAGCCAGGTGGAGGCGCGCATCGTGCAGGATGGCGAGGTGCGGCTGGTCGCCCTGGGCAGTTTCGGCGGCGAGCGGGAATCGAGCGTGCAGGTGGCGGCGCAGCCCGCACCGGAAGCGCCGGCGCCGGAGGACTGTCAGCCACTGGATTACATCCCGGGTGTGACGCCGGAGTTCACACAGCACATCGAGATGCGCTGGGCGTTCGGTAATCTGCCGTTTTCCGGTCAGGCTTCGCGGGAAATGGGCGGCTGGATGCGTTTTCGTGAACCGGGCGACGCGATGACCGACGCCCATGTGATCGCCCTGGTGGATGCCTGGCCGCCGGCGGTGTTGCAGCACGTCAAACAGCCGGTTCCGGCCAGCTCGATGAGCTGGTCGCTGGAACTGGTGCACCCGCGTCCGTCGATGGCGCCCGACGAGCCATTGCTGTACCGCAACTGGATCGACCAGGCCGGTGGTGGCTACGGTCATACCCATGCCGGTATCTGGAACCGGCAGGGCGAGCTGGTGGCACTGAGTCGCCAGACGGTGACCGTCTTCGGCTGA
- a CDS encoding haloalkane dehalogenase, which yields MRILRTEEQRFAQLPDFPFEPHYVEVARGLRMHYVDEGPSEASPVVMLHGEPSWSYLYRHMIPPIADAGFRVLAPDLIGFGKSDKPAEPSDYTYLTHMEWLLTWLDALGLERITLVCQNWGSLLGLRLAAEHPDRFERIIVGNGMLPTGDHKAPLMFSLWKNFAVYSPWFPVSRIIQLGTSRPLTDAERAAYDAPFPSADFKAGARAFPRLVPVAPDDPASDANRAAWEALEHWHKPFITCFSDGDPITRGGDRYMQRRIPGAQGQPHTTLRGGHFLQEDAPQAFARVIIDACRQPVVRPA from the coding sequence ATGCGTATTCTTCGTACTGAGGAACAGCGCTTCGCGCAGTTGCCCGATTTCCCGTTCGAGCCTCACTATGTCGAAGTCGCCCGTGGCCTACGCATGCACTATGTGGACGAGGGGCCAAGCGAAGCCTCCCCGGTGGTGATGCTGCATGGGGAACCCTCGTGGTCGTACCTTTACCGGCACATGATCCCGCCGATTGCCGACGCGGGTTTCCGTGTCCTGGCGCCGGATCTGATCGGCTTCGGCAAATCCGACAAGCCTGCGGAGCCATCAGACTACACCTACCTGACCCACATGGAATGGCTATTGACCTGGCTCGACGCCCTCGGCCTCGAACGGATCACCCTGGTGTGCCAGAACTGGGGGTCCCTGCTGGGACTGCGCCTCGCCGCAGAGCATCCCGATCGTTTCGAGCGGATCATCGTGGGCAACGGCATGCTGCCCACCGGGGACCACAAGGCCCCGCTGATGTTCAGCCTCTGGAAAAACTTCGCCGTCTACAGCCCCTGGTTCCCAGTAAGCCGGATCATCCAGCTGGGCACCTCGCGCCCCCTGACCGACGCCGAGCGGGCCGCCTACGACGCCCCTTTCCCGTCCGCCGATTTCAAGGCCGGCGCCCGCGCCTTTCCTCGGCTGGTTCCCGTAGCCCCGGACGATCCCGCCAGCGACGCCAACCGCGCCGCCTGGGAAGCACTGGAGCACTGGCACAAGCCGTTCATCACGTGTTTCAGCGACGGCGACCCGATCACTCGCGGCGGCGACCGCTACATGCAGCGGCGTATCCCCGGCGCCCAGGGCCAGCCGCACACCACACTGCGAGGCGGCCACTTCCTGCAGGAGGACGCGCCCCAGGCGTTCGCCCGGGTGATCATCGACGCCTGTCGTCAGCCGGTCGTGCGCCCCGCCTGA
- a CDS encoding amidohydrolase: MTDLSELRRIRHELHRHPELSGQEQATARRIAELLRACQPDELVEGLGGAGVLAVFDGREQGPATLIRCELDALPIHERSSQAHRSTVDGCAHACGHDGHMSIVIGLARTLAERRPVRGRVLLLFQPAEEDGQGARRVFDDPRFVPYRPDYAFALHNVPGLPLGEVFTRPGPFNCASRGLIVRLTGKTSHAAHPEDGVSPAPALAHLMQALPGLPEAFTEKTWVTLVHARLGEKAFGTAAGDAVLMATLRSETNDAMTALSERACNLARKAAAQAGLGVAFEWEDDFLASVNGQEGFEQVAQACRSLDVPFHRMPEGFRWSEDFGVFTLHAEGAMFGLGAGDVHPQLHNPDYDFPDELIPVGLGVFRTIVEQINDLQE, encoded by the coding sequence ATGACCGACCTGAGTGAACTGCGCCGGATCCGGCACGAACTGCATCGTCACCCCGAACTGTCCGGCCAGGAACAGGCCACCGCCCGGCGCATCGCTGAGTTGCTGCGCGCCTGTCAGCCGGACGAGCTGGTTGAAGGCCTGGGCGGCGCCGGCGTGCTGGCCGTGTTCGATGGCCGGGAGCAGGGCCCCGCGACGCTGATCCGCTGCGAACTGGATGCCCTGCCCATCCACGAACGCAGCAGCCAGGCCCATCGTTCCACGGTAGACGGTTGCGCCCATGCCTGCGGCCACGATGGCCATATGAGCATCGTCATCGGTCTGGCCCGGACCCTCGCCGAAAGACGCCCGGTTCGCGGCCGGGTCCTCCTGCTGTTCCAGCCGGCGGAAGAGGACGGCCAGGGCGCGCGCCGGGTCTTCGACGATCCGCGCTTTGTCCCTTACCGGCCGGATTACGCCTTCGCGCTGCACAATGTTCCGGGATTACCGCTGGGCGAGGTATTCACACGCCCCGGCCCTTTCAACTGCGCTTCAAGGGGATTGATTGTCCGCCTCACCGGCAAGACGTCCCATGCCGCGCACCCGGAGGACGGCGTCAGCCCGGCGCCGGCGCTGGCGCACCTGATGCAGGCGCTGCCCGGCCTCCCCGAGGCCTTCACCGAGAAAACCTGGGTGACCCTGGTGCACGCCCGCCTGGGCGAGAAAGCCTTCGGTACCGCGGCAGGCGACGCGGTGCTGATGGCGACCCTGCGCAGCGAGACCAACGACGCCATGACCGCCCTGTCGGAACGAGCCTGCAATCTGGCCCGCAAAGCCGCCGCTCAGGCCGGCCTGGGCGTGGCGTTCGAGTGGGAGGACGACTTCCTTGCCAGCGTCAATGGACAGGAGGGCTTCGAGCAGGTGGCACAAGCCTGCCGGAGCCTCGACGTGCCATTTCACCGCATGCCCGAGGGCTTTCGCTGGTCCGAGGACTTCGGCGTCTTCACGCTCCATGCCGAGGGCGCCATGTTTGGCCTGGGAGCCGGCGACGTCCACCCGCAGTTGCACAACCCCGACTACGACTTCCCCGACGAGCTGATTCCGGTCGGCCTTGGCGTATTCCGGACAATCGTTGAACAGATCAACGATTTACAGGAGTAG
- a CDS encoding AI-2E family transporter, with product MYEVLERRSFLAMLLVVSLAFLFLIKPFTGPIFWAVAIAVIFNPVQNWLYLRMPGRHNTVALLTLVLCLFIVVIPSLLLISSLIAEGVGLYQRVQSGELNPGQYIDQVNQAFPAFQAFLDRFDIDLDRLREGVVSTFVGGSKLLAKQALGIGQNTFQFFLSFSLMAYLAFFLLRDGSRLVELLIRALPLGDERERLLFAKFAEVTRATVKGNLLVAVVQGALGGLIFWILGINGALLWGVVMAIASLIPAVGAALVWAPAAIYLAAVGDYVSAIILTAFGVLVIGLADNLLRPILVGRDTKLPDYMVLLSTLGGIVMFGINGFVMGPLVAALFVAFWGIFIREFSDPAEQRRHPGETADDG from the coding sequence ATGTACGAAGTTCTCGAAAGGCGGTCGTTCCTGGCCATGTTGCTGGTGGTGTCACTGGCCTTCCTGTTCCTGATCAAACCGTTCACCGGGCCGATTTTCTGGGCGGTGGCGATCGCCGTGATCTTTAATCCGGTCCAGAACTGGCTCTATCTCCGGATGCCCGGCCGCCACAATACGGTGGCCTTGCTGACCCTGGTGCTGTGTCTGTTCATCGTGGTGATTCCGTCGCTGCTGTTGATCTCGTCCCTGATCGCCGAAGGCGTGGGTCTGTATCAGCGGGTGCAGTCCGGGGAGTTGAACCCCGGCCAGTACATCGACCAGGTCAACCAGGCCTTTCCCGCGTTCCAGGCGTTTCTCGACCGTTTCGATATTGATCTGGACCGGCTCCGGGAGGGCGTCGTGTCCACCTTTGTTGGTGGCAGCAAGCTGCTGGCGAAGCAGGCCCTGGGTATTGGCCAGAACACCTTCCAGTTTTTCCTGTCCTTCTCGTTGATGGCTTACCTGGCCTTTTTCCTGCTGCGCGACGGCTCGCGCCTGGTGGAGCTGTTGATCCGGGCGCTGCCGCTGGGTGACGAGCGCGAGCGCCTGCTGTTTGCCAAGTTCGCCGAGGTAACCCGGGCCACGGTCAAGGGCAACCTGCTGGTGGCGGTGGTGCAGGGGGCCCTCGGTGGCCTGATCTTCTGGATCCTGGGCATCAACGGGGCCCTGCTGTGGGGTGTGGTGATGGCCATTGCGTCGCTGATCCCCGCGGTCGGCGCGGCACTGGTGTGGGCGCCGGCGGCCATCTACCTGGCGGCGGTCGGCGACTATGTCTCGGCGATCATCCTGACCGCGTTCGGCGTGCTGGTCATCGGGCTGGCGGACAATCTGCTGCGTCCGATCCTGGTGGGGCGTGACACCAAGCTGCCGGACTACATGGTGCTGCTGTCCACCCTGGGCGGTATCGTCATGTTCGGCATCAACGGCTTCGTCATGGGGCCGCTGGTGGCCGCCCTGTTCGTGGCCTTCTGGGGGATCTTCATCCGCGAATTCAGCGATCCGGCCGAGCAGCGTCGGCACCCCGGGGAGACGGCGGACGACGGCTGA
- a CDS encoding peptidoglycan-binding domain-containing protein: protein MNKIIPGKQWLASGALVAAMSLTGAPAWAAQDVLALQNALYGAGYDIEQADGRMGPSTVSALKAFQADHPDLQVSGKLDDPTKKALGMVPVQVAATSVAEPAASAPADVATEPASEPEEGAVEEEDDGDWLFF, encoded by the coding sequence ATGAATAAAATAATCCCGGGAAAACAATGGCTGGCGAGTGGTGCCCTGGTGGCGGCGATGTCCCTGACCGGAGCCCCGGCGTGGGCTGCGCAGGACGTCCTGGCCTTGCAGAATGCGCTCTATGGCGCCGGCTATGATATCGAGCAGGCCGATGGCCGGATGGGGCCGTCGACCGTTTCCGCGCTGAAAGCTTTCCAGGCAGACCATCCGGACCTGCAGGTGTCCGGCAAGCTCGACGATCCCACCAAGAAAGCCCTTGGCATGGTGCCTGTGCAGGTAGCGGCGACCAGCGTTGCGGAGCCCGCAGCCAGCGCGCCGGCTGATGTGGCGACCGAGCCGGCCAGCGAGCCCGAAGAGGGTGCGGTGGAAGAGGAAGATGATGGCGATTGGCTGTTCTTCTGA
- a CDS encoding DUF523 domain-containing protein, with the protein MMAIGCSSDPARTSPQRRVLISACLLGENVRYDGGNLLTEHPVIRRWLEEGRVVQVCPEVAGGLPTPRPPAEARGGDGREVLAGRARIIARDGEDVTDAFVEGASLALRTAEQQHCVLAVLAARSPSCGNREVYDGSFSGRLMPGMGTAAARLEAAGIAVFNQNELEAADARLRAVE; encoded by the coding sequence ATGATGGCGATTGGCTGTTCTTCTGATCCCGCCCGGACCTCCCCGCAACGGCGGGTGCTGATCAGCGCCTGCCTGCTGGGGGAGAACGTGCGCTACGACGGCGGCAACCTGCTGACCGAGCATCCGGTGATTCGCCGCTGGCTCGAGGAAGGGCGGGTGGTTCAGGTGTGTCCGGAAGTGGCCGGCGGTCTGCCGACGCCGCGCCCGCCGGCAGAGGCTCGCGGTGGGGACGGTCGTGAGGTGCTCGCCGGTCGCGCGCGGATTATCGCGCGTGACGGTGAGGATGTGACCGACGCCTTCGTGGAAGGCGCCAGTCTGGCCCTGCGCACGGCTGAACAGCAGCACTGTGTGCTGGCGGTTTTGGCGGCGCGCAGCCCAAGCTGCGGTAATCGGGAAGTTTACGACGGTTCGTTCAGCGGCCGGTTGATGCCCGGCATGGGGACCGCGGCCGCGCGGCTCGAAGCCGCCGGCATCGCGGTGTTCAACCAGAACGAACTGGAGGCGGCGGACGCCCGTCTGCGCGCCGTGGAGTGA
- the ilvD gene encoding dihydroxy-acid dehydratase, which produces MPQYRSKTSTAGRNMAGARALWRATGMKNDDFNKPIIAVANSFTQFVPGHVHLKDLGQLVCREIEAAGGVAKEFNTIAVDDGIAMGHDGMLYSLPSREIIADSVEYMVNAHCADALVCISNCDKITPGMLMAAMRLNIPTIFVSGGPMEAGKTKLSEHKLDLVDAMVIAADPNATDEEVEEYERSACPTCGSCSGMFTANSMNCLTEAIGLSLPGNGSMLATHADREQLFLKAGRQIVENARRYYEQDDASVLPLSIASMDAFYNAMTLDIAMGGSTNTILHLLAAAQEGQVPFTLAEIDQLSRKVPQLCKVAPNSPQYHMEDVHRAGGIMGILGELDRAGLLNTAVPTVHSATLADALDEWDIMRQPSEAVVEFFKAGPAGIPTQQAFSQSTRWPTLDGDRANGCIHSLDNAFSLEGGLAVLYGNIAQDGCVVKTAGVDESIYVFEGRARVFESQDTAVAGILNDEVQAGDVVVIRYEGPKGGPGMQEMLYPTSYLKSKGLGKQCALLTDGRFSGGTSGLSIGHVSPEAGAGGAIGLIEDGDTILINIPERSINVLVDDQEMDKRRAARDELGWKPAAPRPRKVSGALKAYALLATSADKGGVRDLEKLD; this is translated from the coding sequence ATGCCCCAGTACCGCTCCAAGACCTCCACAGCGGGTCGCAATATGGCCGGTGCCCGTGCTCTCTGGCGCGCCACCGGGATGAAGAACGACGACTTCAACAAACCCATTATTGCGGTCGCCAACTCCTTCACCCAGTTTGTACCCGGCCACGTGCACCTGAAGGATCTTGGGCAACTGGTCTGCCGTGAAATCGAAGCAGCCGGCGGCGTGGCCAAGGAATTCAACACCATCGCCGTGGATGACGGCATCGCCATGGGCCACGACGGCATGCTCTACTCGCTGCCCTCCCGCGAAATCATCGCCGATTCCGTGGAATACATGGTCAACGCCCACTGCGCCGACGCACTGGTGTGTATCTCCAACTGCGACAAGATCACCCCGGGCATGCTGATGGCCGCGATGCGCCTGAACATCCCCACCATTTTTGTTTCCGGCGGCCCCATGGAAGCCGGGAAGACCAAGCTGTCCGAACACAAGCTGGACCTGGTGGACGCCATGGTGATCGCCGCCGATCCCAACGCCACCGACGAGGAAGTCGAGGAATACGAACGCAGCGCCTGCCCCACCTGCGGCTCCTGCTCGGGCATGTTCACCGCCAACTCCATGAACTGCCTGACCGAGGCCATCGGCCTGTCGCTGCCGGGCAACGGCTCCATGCTGGCCACCCACGCCGACCGCGAACAGCTGTTCCTCAAGGCCGGTCGCCAGATCGTCGAGAACGCCCGCCGCTACTATGAGCAGGACGACGCCAGCGTGCTGCCGCTGAGCATCGCTTCCATGGACGCGTTCTACAACGCCATGACCCTGGACATCGCCATGGGCGGCTCCACCAACACCATTCTGCACCTGCTGGCCGCTGCACAGGAGGGCCAGGTGCCGTTCACCCTGGCGGAAATCGACCAGCTCTCGCGCAAAGTGCCGCAGCTGTGCAAGGTGGCGCCCAACTCGCCCCAGTACCATATGGAAGACGTGCACCGCGCCGGCGGCATCATGGGCATCCTCGGTGAGCTGGACCGTGCCGGCCTGCTCAACACCGCCGTGCCGACCGTCCACAGCGCCACGCTGGCCGACGCCCTGGATGAATGGGACATCATGCGCCAGCCGTCCGAAGCGGTGGTTGAATTCTTCAAGGCCGGTCCGGCCGGTATCCCGACCCAGCAGGCGTTCAGCCAGAGCACGCGCTGGCCCACCCTGGACGGCGACCGCGCCAATGGCTGCATCCATTCTCTGGACAACGCCTTCTCGCTGGAAGGCGGTCTGGCAGTCCTTTACGGCAATATCGCCCAGGACGGCTGCGTGGTCAAAACCGCCGGTGTCGACGAGAGCATCTACGTATTCGAAGGCCGGGCCCGCGTCTTCGAGAGTCAGGACACCGCCGTAGCCGGCATCCTCAACGACGAAGTCCAGGCCGGTGACGTGGTGGTGATCCGCTACGAAGGCCCCAAAGGCGGCCCGGGCATGCAGGAAATGCTCTACCCGACCAGCTACCTGAAATCCAAGGGCCTGGGCAAGCAGTGCGCCCTGCTGACCGACGGACGCTTCTCCGGCGGCACCTCCGGTCTGTCGATCGGCCACGTGTCTCCGGAAGCCGGCGCCGGCGGTGCCATCGGCCTGATCGAGGACGGCGATACCATTCTCATCAATATCCCGGAGCGCAGCATCAACGTACTGGTCGATGACCAGGAGATGGACAAGCGTCGCGCCGCCCGCGACGAGCTGGGCTGGAAACCGGCTGCACCGCGTCCTCGCAAGGTCTCCGGGGCCCTCAAGGCCTATGCCCTGCTGGCCACCAGTGCCGACAAGGGCGGCGTCCGGGATCTGGAAAAACTGGACTGA
- a CDS encoding HDOD domain-containing protein, with protein sequence MPAEELLSIRRLREFQPLDRLTDDQLILLASRGEHRRHGPGQRVAERGGQDGLDYFLLAGEVELEAADGRTNSIVAGSDKARMPIARLQPRMYSVIAARPCEFLIIEQDVLNQLLRAAPVPEEGVAEVADHGGDEAHDLLMEFYAELRSNKLALPSVPDVAWKVRRATDREDSTADDIARVITVDPSISAKLVRACNSPLYRGFNDVRTVRDAVVRLGTKTTRQLVTVFSMREIFKTQRPELQTAMELLWVRSREVAALSWVLADAVTNLDPEEALLAGLLHDIGAVPVIVQAEHHVNVFADKTLLERVIDELKPDTGAALLERWEFPESFVTVARHAQDWSYQPSQEEPQLVDVVILAKLHALIRDRNNRQLPRFESVPAYSRLGELELSASRSLQILNRAQERVDEVQRLLSIH encoded by the coding sequence ATGCCCGCAGAGGAACTGCTGTCCATCCGACGGCTGCGAGAGTTTCAGCCGCTCGACCGACTGACCGACGACCAACTGATCCTTCTCGCGTCCCGCGGTGAACATCGCCGTCACGGGCCCGGGCAGCGGGTGGCGGAGCGCGGTGGCCAGGACGGTCTGGACTATTTCCTGCTGGCCGGTGAGGTGGAGCTGGAAGCGGCGGACGGCCGCACCAACAGCATCGTTGCCGGCAGTGACAAGGCGCGGATGCCGATTGCCCGCTTGCAGCCGCGCATGTATAGCGTCATCGCGGCACGGCCCTGTGAATTCCTGATCATCGAGCAGGATGTGCTGAACCAGTTGCTGCGTGCGGCCCCGGTGCCGGAAGAGGGCGTTGCCGAAGTCGCCGACCACGGCGGTGATGAGGCCCACGATCTGCTGATGGAGTTCTACGCCGAACTGCGCTCCAACAAGCTGGCGCTGCCCAGTGTGCCCGACGTGGCCTGGAAGGTGCGTCGTGCCACGGATCGGGAAGACTCCACCGCCGATGACATTGCCCGCGTGATCACCGTCGATCCGTCGATCTCGGCCAAGCTGGTCCGGGCCTGCAACAGCCCGCTCTATCGCGGCTTCAACGACGTGCGCACCGTGCGCGATGCCGTGGTGCGGCTGGGGACCAAGACCACGCGCCAACTGGTGACGGTGTTCTCCATGCGGGAAATCTTCAAGACCCAGCGCCCGGAGCTGCAGACGGCCATGGAGCTGCTCTGGGTACGCTCGCGGGAAGTGGCGGCGTTGAGCTGGGTGCTGGCGGATGCGGTTACCAACCTGGATCCCGAGGAGGCGCTGCTGGCGGGGTTGCTGCACGACATCGGCGCCGTGCCGGTGATCGTGCAGGCCGAGCACCACGTCAATGTGTTCGCCGACAAGACCCTGCTGGAGCGGGTGATCGACGAACTCAAGCCCGATACCGGTGCGGCCCTGCTGGAACGCTGGGAATTTCCCGAGAGTTTCGTGACGGTCGCCCGTCACGCCCAGGACTGGTCCTATCAGCCGTCGCAGGAGGAGCCCCAACTGGTGGATGTGGTGATCCTGGCCAAACTGCACGCGCTGATCCGGGACCGCAACAACCGGCAGCTGCCGCGCTTCGAGTCGGTGCCCGCGTACAGCCGTCTGGGTGAACTGGAGCTGAGTGCGTCACGGAGCCTGCAGATTCTCAACCGGGCGCAGGAACGGGTCGACGAGGTGCAGCGGCTTCTCTCCATCCACTGA
- a CDS encoding LON peptidase substrate-binding domain-containing protein produces the protein MHVPIFPLNSIVLPKGRIPLQLFEPRYIDMLTRCLKDDRGFVIVLLREGLETDTLAAFYDIGTYVRIVDFQQLENGLLGITVEGAYKVAVLKSWQAPDGLNMGDVEGLQMEEDLPLPDRMTEMAVVLKALLRHPVVKDLEMAVDFDNARDVGWRLTELLPLERQDKQRLMELQDPLERLDHLHDILEALE, from the coding sequence ATGCATGTACCGATTTTTCCGCTGAACTCCATTGTGCTGCCCAAAGGGCGCATTCCGCTTCAGCTTTTCGAGCCCCGCTATATCGACATGCTGACCCGTTGTCTGAAAGACGACCGCGGCTTCGTCATCGTGCTGCTGCGCGAGGGGCTGGAAACCGACACCCTGGCGGCGTTCTACGACATCGGCACCTATGTCCGCATCGTCGACTTCCAGCAGTTGGAGAACGGCCTGTTGGGGATCACCGTGGAGGGCGCTTACAAAGTGGCCGTGCTCAAGAGCTGGCAGGCGCCGGACGGCCTCAACATGGGCGACGTGGAAGGGCTGCAGATGGAGGAAGACCTGCCCCTGCCGGACCGGATGACCGAAATGGCGGTGGTGCTCAAGGCGCTGCTGCGCCATCCGGTGGTCAAGGATCTGGAAATGGCCGTTGATTTCGACAACGCCCGGGATGTGGGCTGGCGCCTGACGGAACTGCTGCCGCTTGAACGCCAGGACAAACAGCGCCTGATGGAACTGCAGGATCCGCTGGAGCGCCTGGACCATCTGCACGACATCCTTGAGGCGCTCGAGTAA